A region of Jannaschia sp. W003 DNA encodes the following proteins:
- the comE gene encoding sulfopyruvate decarboxylase subunit beta — MIRSEILREIAPILRDHLVVCNIGLPSQELHMIDDQPTNFYMLGTMGLASSIGLGLALAQPKTVIAIDGDGSVLTNLGTLPTIANNVADNFVLMIVDNGSYGSTGDQPTYAGKKTSLAKVAEACGCENVVECRAEDTGAELQRAIDGGRMTVLVVKCESGNVKVPVITKDPVVIRQRFMEAVQA, encoded by the coding sequence ATGATCCGCTCCGAGATCCTGCGCGAGATCGCGCCCATCCTCCGCGACCACCTGGTGGTGTGCAACATCGGGCTCCCGAGCCAGGAGCTGCACATGATCGACGACCAGCCCACCAACTTCTACATGCTGGGCACCATGGGGCTGGCCTCCTCGATCGGCCTCGGGCTGGCCTTGGCGCAGCCCAAGACCGTGATCGCCATCGACGGCGACGGCTCGGTGCTGACCAACCTCGGCACGCTGCCCACCATCGCCAACAACGTGGCCGACAACTTCGTGCTGATGATCGTCGACAACGGCTCCTACGGCTCCACCGGCGACCAGCCGACCTACGCGGGCAAGAAGACCTCGCTTGCAAAGGTGGCCGAGGCCTGCGGCTGCGAGAACGTCGTGGAGTGCCGGGCCGAGGACACCGGCGCGGAGCTGCAGCGCGCGATCGACGGGGGGCGCATGACCGTGCTCGTGGTGAAGTGCGAGAGCGGCAACGTGAAGGTGCCCGTGATCACCAAGGACCCGGTGGTGATCCGCCAGCGCTTCATGGAGGCCGTGCAGGCCTGA
- a CDS encoding phosphotransferase family protein: protein MFDEIEETCRAALGHAPEALEFPGGIGRKTMIAVVRGRRYVISRRRSEARARLEAGVLRALAPTGAVPGLLHRGGRWIVQEHVPGPRLSGAIDAADGPGAETLMDRGATGLVAMQQEGARAGLASRVPPLGTRDVWLDELLSMPARLADTLGMEPPRFDAGAARPALRAGPPVFVKWDARTGNAILGDDGRIRWIDWEHCGARNAVDDLVWMFGDEWTPDCPEVERAAVTRLADAHGLERTATAGAFAAMGALHACVRLALILARKGEGGWWSHGGALAADRVGVTRRVAARLARRGARWSEAAPGMSPLSGFFGAVPEHLPR from the coding sequence ATGTTCGACGAGATCGAGGAGACCTGCCGCGCGGCGCTCGGGCACGCCCCCGAGGCGCTGGAGTTCCCCGGCGGGATCGGCCGCAAGACCATGATCGCCGTGGTGCGGGGGCGGCGCTACGTGATCTCGCGCCGCCGCTCCGAAGCCCGGGCGCGGCTCGAGGCCGGGGTGCTTCGGGCGCTCGCGCCCACCGGCGCGGTGCCGGGCCTCCTCCACCGCGGCGGCCGCTGGATCGTGCAGGAGCACGTGCCGGGCCCCCGCCTCAGCGGCGCCATCGACGCCGCCGACGGGCCGGGTGCCGAGACGCTGATGGACCGCGGCGCGACGGGCCTCGTGGCGATGCAGCAGGAGGGCGCGCGCGCCGGCCTCGCCTCGCGCGTGCCGCCGCTCGGCACCCGCGACGTCTGGCTCGACGAGCTGCTGTCGATGCCCGCGCGGCTAGCGGACACCCTCGGCATGGAGCCCCCGCGCTTCGACGCCGGGGCGGCGCGCCCCGCACTGCGCGCCGGCCCGCCGGTCTTCGTGAAGTGGGACGCGCGCACCGGCAACGCGATCCTCGGAGACGACGGGCGCATCCGCTGGATCGACTGGGAGCACTGCGGCGCCCGCAACGCGGTCGACGACCTCGTGTGGATGTTCGGCGACGAGTGGACGCCGGACTGCCCCGAGGTCGAGCGCGCCGCCGTGACGCGCCTCGCGGACGCCCACGGGCTGGAGCGCACGGCCACGGCGGGGGCATTCGCGGCGATGGGCGCGCTCCACGCCTGCGTGCGCCTGGCGCTGATCCTCGCGCGCAAGGGAGAGGGGGGCTGGTGGTCGCACGGTGGCGCGCTGGCCGCCGACCGCGTCGGCGTCACGCGCCGCGTGGCCGCCCGCCTCGCGCGACGCGGGGCCCGCTGGAGCGAGGCCGCGCCCGGAATGTCGCCGCTGTCGGGCTTCTTCGGTGCGGTGCCGGAGCACCTGCCGCGCTAG
- a CDS encoding MarR family winged helix-turn-helix transcriptional regulator: MSEAAHHLPETIAKLTSFVTFRLSRTQSKLTAHTTNLLRAHSDMTVAEWRLMRLLDAGGPTTMATLARQVQMDKGQLSRKIKGLAARGLVELRPDPRDSRRQVLRITPEGSATIERLVPVIRRRQELLTRDISPEDMKVFMRVLAQLDEASDHGEVPDPDDH; encoded by the coding sequence ATGTCAGAAGCCGCACACCACCTGCCGGAGACGATCGCCAAACTCACGTCGTTCGTGACGTTCCGCCTTTCGCGCACCCAAAGCAAGCTGACGGCGCACACCACCAACCTCCTGCGGGCCCATTCCGACATGACGGTGGCCGAGTGGCGCCTGATGCGCCTGCTCGACGCGGGCGGGCCGACCACGATGGCGACGCTCGCGCGGCAGGTGCAGATGGACAAGGGCCAGCTCAGCCGAAAGATCAAGGGACTCGCCGCCCGCGGTCTCGTGGAGCTCCGTCCCGACCCGCGCGACAGCCGCCGCCAGGTGCTGCGCATCACGCCCGAGGGCAGCGCGACGATCGAGCGACTGGTGCCGGTGATCCGCCGCCGCCAGGAGTTGCTGACCCGCGACATCTCGCCCGAGGACATGAAGGTGTTCATGCGCGTGCTCGCGCAGCTCGACGAAGCGTCGGATCACGGTGAGGTCCCGGACCCCGACGACCACTAG
- the selD gene encoding selenide, water dikinase SelD: protein MHGDVPLTRDLLLIGGGHAHALVLRRWGMAPQPGVRVTVVNPGPTAPYTGMLPGHVAGHYARGDLDIDLVRLARVAGARLIDGAVDRIEAGRAHVAGRGWIAFDVASLDVGITGEMTDLEGFAEHAVGAKPLGRFAEAWRAHRDAARSGARAGDAAVIGGGVAGVELAMAMTHALPGARITVLEAEAALTGVADRARRCLLAAMKDLGVTLRTNARVERVEAERVVLADGAVPSRFTVGAGGARPHGWLAASGLPSHEGFVRVGPTLQVEGHPNLFAVGDCAHLDHAPRPKAGVFAVRAAPVLERNLRAVLAGETLPARFRPQRRYLKLVSLGGRRALAERGGWSPPLPERLTWWWKDRIDRRFMEKLTDLPAMPAPPVPRGAAAGVSEALGGKPLCGGCGSKVGPGALGRALADLPPPTRSDVLSRPGDDAAVLVHGERSQVLTTDHLRAFTLDHALMARIAAVHALGDVWAMGAEPQAALAQLVLPRITDALAERTLREMLAAASEVIRGAGAELVGGHTTMGAEMTVGFSITGLAGRAIGHDGARAGDALVLTKPLGTGVILAGEMAGRAPGAAVTACLAAMARPQGEAAAILGGAHAMTDVTGFGLAGHLLRICEASGVGAEIAVDALPLYGGAAALAEAGVASTIHGANVAAAPVMGRGGWMLHDPQTAGGLLAAVPEDEADALVERLRAAGFVAAARIGQVVEGPAVLRGM, encoded by the coding sequence ATGCACGGCGACGTTCCCCTCACCCGAGACCTCCTCTTGATCGGCGGCGGCCACGCCCACGCGCTGGTGCTGCGACGCTGGGGCATGGCGCCCCAGCCGGGCGTGCGCGTCACCGTGGTGAACCCCGGACCGACGGCACCCTACACGGGCATGTTGCCCGGCCATGTGGCGGGACACTACGCGCGGGGCGATCTGGACATCGACCTCGTGCGGCTGGCGCGCGTCGCGGGGGCGCGGCTGATCGACGGAGCGGTGGACCGGATCGAAGCGGGGCGCGCGCATGTCGCGGGGCGGGGCTGGATCGCGTTCGACGTCGCCTCACTCGACGTCGGCATCACCGGCGAGATGACCGACCTCGAGGGGTTCGCGGAGCATGCCGTGGGCGCCAAGCCCCTCGGACGCTTTGCCGAGGCCTGGCGCGCGCATCGCGATGCGGCGCGGTCCGGCGCGCGGGCAGGCGACGCCGCGGTGATCGGCGGCGGCGTGGCCGGGGTGGAGCTGGCGATGGCCATGACGCACGCGCTTCCGGGCGCGCGGATCACGGTGCTCGAAGCCGAGGCGGCGCTGACCGGCGTGGCGGATCGCGCGCGACGGTGCCTGCTGGCCGCGATGAAGGATCTCGGGGTGACCTTGCGCACGAACGCCCGCGTCGAGCGGGTGGAGGCCGAACGCGTGGTGCTTGCGGACGGCGCGGTGCCCTCGCGCTTCACCGTCGGGGCGGGCGGCGCGCGGCCCCACGGGTGGCTCGCCGCGAGCGGGCTGCCCTCGCACGAGGGTTTCGTGCGCGTCGGCCCGACGCTCCAGGTCGAGGGCCACCCGAACCTCTTCGCGGTCGGCGACTGCGCGCATCTCGACCATGCGCCCCGTCCCAAGGCCGGTGTCTTCGCCGTGCGCGCCGCCCCGGTGCTGGAGCGCAACCTTCGCGCAGTGCTGGCGGGCGAGACGCTGCCGGCACGGTTCCGGCCCCAGCGGCGCTACCTGAAGCTCGTCTCGCTCGGGGGGCGGCGCGCGCTCGCCGAGCGGGGCGGGTGGTCGCCCCCGCTGCCCGAGCGCCTGACGTGGTGGTGGAAGGACCGCATCGACCGCCGGTTCATGGAGAAGCTCACGGACCTGCCCGCGATGCCAGCGCCCCCCGTTCCGCGCGGCGCGGCGGCGGGCGTTTCCGAGGCACTGGGCGGCAAGCCGCTCTGCGGCGGCTGTGGCTCGAAGGTTGGGCCGGGCGCGCTGGGCAGGGCGCTTGCGGACCTACCCCCGCCCACCCGCTCCGACGTGCTGTCGCGCCCCGGCGACGACGCCGCGGTGCTGGTGCACGGGGAGCGCTCGCAGGTGCTGACCACGGACCACCTGCGCGCCTTCACGCTCGACCACGCCCTGATGGCCCGCATCGCCGCGGTCCACGCGCTGGGCGACGTCTGGGCGATGGGCGCCGAGCCGCAGGCGGCGCTCGCGCAGCTCGTGCTGCCGCGCATAACCGACGCGCTGGCCGAGCGGACCCTGCGCGAGATGCTCGCGGCGGCCTCCGAGGTGATCCGCGGCGCCGGGGCCGAGCTGGTGGGTGGGCACACAACGATGGGGGCCGAGATGACGGTGGGCTTCTCGATCACCGGCCTCGCGGGGCGGGCCATCGGCCACGACGGCGCGCGGGCAGGGGATGCGCTGGTGCTGACCAAGCCGCTCGGGACGGGGGTGATCCTCGCGGGTGAGATGGCGGGCCGGGCGCCGGGCGCGGCGGTGACGGCCTGTCTCGCGGCGATGGCCCGACCGCAGGGCGAGGCGGCGGCGATCCTCGGCGGGGCGCACGCGATGACCGACGTGACGGGGTTCGGTCTGGCCGGGCACCTCCTGCGGATCTGCGAGGCGAGCGGCGTGGGCGCGGAGATCGCGGTGGATGCGCTGCCGCTCTATGGAGGCGCGGCTGCGCTGGCGGAGGCGGGCGTCGCGTCCACCATCCACGGCGCCAACGTCGCCGCGGCTCCGGTGATGGGACGGGGCGGCTGGATGCTGCACGATCCGCAGACGGCGGGGGGGCTGCTGGCGGCTGTGCCCGAGGACGAGGCGGACGCGCTTGTGGAGCGGCTGCGCGCAGCGGGGTTCGTGGCGGCGGCGCGGATCGGGCAGGTGGTCGAGGGACCGGCGGTGTTGCGGGGGATGTGA
- the mnmH gene encoding tRNA 2-selenouridine(34) synthase MnmH translates to MPVELASLAALAALPFDEVIDVRSPAEFAEDHVPGAISLPVLSDAERAKVGTIYVREDRFLARKVGAALVARNAAAHLEGPLASRGGGWRPLVYCWRGGQRSGSFASILQQVGWRADTVAGGYKAYRALVSRALYEEQVPHRIVLIDGGTGTAKTHLLDALAEAGEQVVDLEGLANHRGSNFGGLGEQPAQKGFESRLAAELVALDPARPVFLEAESNAIGRILLPPSLWKAMRAAPVVVIEAPVAARAAHLTRAYPDLVEDAALLRERIDALRPYQPAERIEAWHALAREGRFAALAEGLIEHHYDRRYKHALRGERAPVATLRLDDLDAASLRAAVPQVVAAAAREATPRT, encoded by the coding sequence ATGCCCGTGGAACTCGCATCGCTCGCCGCGCTCGCGGCCCTGCCCTTCGACGAGGTCATCGACGTGCGCTCGCCCGCGGAGTTCGCCGAGGACCACGTGCCCGGCGCCATCAGCCTGCCGGTGCTCTCGGACGCGGAACGGGCGAAGGTGGGTACCATCTACGTGCGCGAGGACCGCTTCCTCGCGCGCAAGGTCGGGGCCGCGCTGGTGGCGCGCAATGCCGCCGCGCACTTGGAGGGGCCGCTCGCGAGCCGGGGCGGCGGGTGGCGGCCCTTGGTGTACTGCTGGCGGGGCGGGCAGCGGTCGGGCTCGTTCGCATCCATCCTCCAGCAGGTCGGCTGGCGCGCGGACACCGTGGCGGGGGGCTACAAGGCGTACCGCGCGCTGGTCTCGCGCGCGCTCTACGAAGAGCAGGTGCCCCACCGCATCGTGCTGATCGATGGCGGCACGGGCACGGCGAAGACCCACCTCCTCGATGCGCTGGCTGAGGCGGGCGAGCAGGTGGTGGACCTGGAGGGGCTGGCGAACCACCGGGGCTCGAACTTCGGCGGGCTGGGGGAGCAGCCCGCGCAGAAGGGCTTCGAGAGCCGGCTCGCCGCGGAGCTGGTGGCGCTCGATCCCGCGCGCCCGGTGTTCCTGGAGGCCGAGTCGAACGCTATCGGGCGCATCCTCCTGCCGCCGTCGCTGTGGAAGGCCATGCGCGCGGCGCCCGTGGTGGTGATCGAGGCTCCCGTGGCGGCGCGCGCGGCGCATCTGACGCGGGCCTATCCTGACCTCGTGGAGGACGCCGCGCTGCTGCGCGAGCGGATCGACGCGCTGCGCCCCTACCAGCCCGCCGAGCGGATCGAGGCTTGGCACGCGCTGGCCCGCGAGGGGCGCTTCGCGGCGCTCGCCGAGGGGCTGATCGAGCACCACTACGACCGCCGCTACAAGCACGCGCTGCGGGGCGAGCGGGCACCGGTGGCGACGCTGCGGTTGGACGATCTGGATGCGGCGTCGCTGCGGGCAGCGGTGCCGCAGGTCGTGGCGGCGGCTGCCCGCGAGGCTACGCCCCGGACTTGA
- a CDS encoding cytochrome ubiquinol oxidase subunit I — MFESFDAVLLARIQFAFTVSFHFLFPAFTIGLASYLAVLNALWLWTKKQHYLDLFRYWVKIFALAFAMGVVSGIVMSYQFGTNWSVFSDKAGPVIGAPMAYEVLSAFFLEAGFLGIMLFGRDRVGPALHMAACAAVAAGTFFSAFWILSVNSWMHTPAGFEIDPDTGQFVATNFWEVVFNPSFPYRLAHTVTAAYLTTAFIVGGVGAFHLLRRRRRGEGVSPATRTMFSMAMWMAAIVAPIQIGLGDAHGLNTLEHQPAKVMAMEGHYESHEHGAPLYLFGIPNDAEQRLDYAVGIPKLSSLILKHDLDAPLAGLDTIPDDEQPPVAIVFWSFRVMVAIGFAMLGLGLWSLWARWRGTLYDSPWLHRAAVLMTPSGLVAVLAGWITTEVGRQPYTVYGFLRTADSVAPLDAPAVATSLIAFVVVYFAVFGAGTWYILRLMSHHPHVGEDRLKDSIDGPIRTAGTTPAAEVAAQQGRRMPVPGE, encoded by the coding sequence ATGTTCGAGTCCTTCGACGCGGTGCTCCTGGCACGCATCCAGTTCGCCTTCACCGTCTCGTTCCACTTCCTGTTCCCGGCCTTCACGATCGGGCTCGCATCCTACCTCGCGGTGCTCAACGCGCTGTGGCTTTGGACCAAGAAGCAGCACTACCTCGACCTGTTCCGCTACTGGGTGAAGATCTTCGCGCTGGCCTTCGCCATGGGCGTCGTGTCGGGCATCGTGATGAGCTACCAGTTCGGCACCAACTGGTCGGTGTTCTCGGACAAGGCCGGCCCCGTGATCGGCGCGCCCATGGCCTACGAGGTGCTTTCGGCCTTCTTCCTGGAGGCGGGCTTCCTCGGCATCATGCTGTTCGGGCGCGACCGGGTCGGCCCCGCGCTGCACATGGCGGCCTGCGCCGCGGTGGCGGCGGGCACGTTCTTCTCGGCCTTCTGGATCCTGTCGGTGAACTCGTGGATGCACACCCCCGCGGGCTTCGAGATCGACCCCGACACGGGCCAGTTCGTCGCCACCAACTTCTGGGAGGTGGTGTTCAACCCCTCGTTCCCCTACCGCCTCGCGCACACCGTGACGGCGGCCTACCTGACCACGGCGTTCATCGTGGGCGGCGTGGGCGCGTTCCACCTCCTGCGCCGGCGCCGCCGGGGCGAGGGTGTCAGCCCCGCCACGCGCACCATGTTCTCGATGGCGATGTGGATGGCCGCGATCGTGGCCCCGATCCAGATCGGCCTCGGCGACGCGCACGGCCTCAACACCCTCGAGCACCAGCCCGCCAAGGTCATGGCCATGGAGGGCCACTACGAGAGCCACGAGCACGGCGCGCCGCTCTACCTGTTCGGCATCCCGAACGATGCGGAGCAGCGGCTCGACTACGCGGTGGGCATCCCGAAGCTGTCGTCGCTGATCCTCAAGCACGACCTCGACGCGCCGCTCGCCGGCCTCGACACGATCCCCGACGACGAGCAGCCGCCCGTGGCCATCGTGTTCTGGTCCTTCCGCGTCATGGTCGCCATCGGCTTCGCGATGCTGGGTCTGGGGCTGTGGTCGCTCTGGGCGCGCTGGCGCGGCACGCTCTACGACAGCCCGTGGCTGCACCGGGCGGCCGTGCTTATGACGCCCTCGGGGCTCGTGGCCGTGCTCGCGGGCTGGATCACCACCGAGGTGGGCCGCCAGCCCTACACGGTCTACGGCTTCCTGCGGACCGCCGACAGCGTGGCGCCGCTGGACGCGCCCGCCGTGGCCACTTCGCTGATCGCCTTCGTTGTGGTGTACTTCGCGGTGTTCGGCGCGGGCACTTGGTACATTCTGCGGCTGATGAGCCACCACCCGCACGTGGGCGAGGACCGGCTGAAGGACTCGATCGACGGGCCGATCCGCACCGCGGGCACCACGCCCGCGGCCGAGGTGGCCGCGCAGCAGGGGCGCCGCATGCCCGTTCCGGGGGAGTGA
- the cydB gene encoding cytochrome d ubiquinol oxidase subunit II, with translation MPLVDGMSFDLTVIWAFVIAFAVLVYVVLDGFDLGLGMLFPAEAAKRDRDVMMNSVAPVWDGNETWLVLGGGGLFAAFPLAYALILPALYAPLIAMLLALIFRGVAFEFRWRTKRWERVWDWAFTGGSAVAALAQGIALGALLQGIAIDEAAREYAGGWWDWLTPFSLAVGVAVMCGYMLLGATWLVMKTEGPLQERMRRRAWPLGLATLGFIGLVSLWTPFLQEGYYNRWFAGWGLAAAVAVGISVLAVAVLMFRSLTIHRHEYRPFVLSLLLFVLCFGGLGVSMFPYIVPTEVTIWEAAAPRNAQVFMLVGAGFLIPIILAYTAYAYWVFRGKIDPDAGYH, from the coding sequence ATGCCGCTGGTGGATGGGATGTCGTTCGACCTGACCGTGATCTGGGCCTTCGTGATCGCCTTCGCGGTGCTGGTCTACGTGGTGCTCGACGGGTTCGACCTCGGCTTGGGGATGCTGTTCCCCGCGGAGGCCGCCAAGCGCGACCGAGACGTGATGATGAACTCGGTCGCCCCCGTCTGGGACGGCAACGAGACCTGGCTGGTACTCGGCGGCGGCGGCCTCTTCGCCGCCTTCCCGCTGGCCTACGCGCTGATCTTGCCGGCGCTGTATGCGCCGCTGATCGCCATGCTGCTGGCCCTCATCTTCCGGGGCGTCGCCTTCGAGTTCCGCTGGCGCACCAAGCGGTGGGAGCGGGTGTGGGACTGGGCCTTCACGGGCGGCTCGGCGGTGGCGGCCCTCGCGCAGGGCATCGCGCTGGGCGCGCTCCTGCAAGGGATCGCCATCGACGAAGCGGCGCGCGAGTACGCGGGCGGCTGGTGGGACTGGCTCACCCCGTTCTCGCTCGCCGTCGGGGTGGCGGTGATGTGCGGCTACATGCTGCTCGGCGCGACGTGGCTGGTGATGAAGACCGAAGGCCCGCTGCAGGAGCGGATGCGCCGCCGGGCGTGGCCGTTGGGGCTGGCCACTTTGGGCTTCATCGGCCTCGTGTCGCTGTGGACGCCGTTCCTGCAGGAGGGCTACTACAACCGCTGGTTCGCGGGCTGGGGGCTGGCGGCGGCGGTCGCGGTCGGCATCTCGGTGCTGGCGGTCGCGGTGCTGATGTTCCGCTCGCTGACGATCCACCGGCACGAGTACCGGCCCTTCGTGCTCTCGCTGCTGCTGTTCGTGCTTTGCTTCGGCGGCCTCGGCGTGTCGATGTTCCCCTACATCGTGCCCACCGAGGTGACGATCTGGGAGGCGGCGGCCCCGCGCAACGCGCAGGTGTTCATGCTGGTGGGCGCGGGCTTCCTGATCCCGATCATCCTAGCCTACACGGCCTACGCCTACTGGGTGTTCCGCGGCAAGATCGACCCCGACGCGGGCTATCACTGA
- a CDS encoding DUF2474 family protein, which produces MGRRLLWFFGLWLASVLALGAVAWVLRLWIA; this is translated from the coding sequence ATGGGGCGGCGGCTGCTCTGGTTCTTCGGCCTCTGGCTCGCTTCGGTGCTGGCGCTGGGCGCCGTCGCCTGGGTGCTGCGGCTCTGGATCGCCTGA
- a CDS encoding nitrile hydratase subunit alpha — MPHDHHDHEGLSPSGHPYRADQDGPLTYWQTMEIAIRELMVERGVTTHAAIRAQVEAMDARSPAGGARFVARVWTDPAFRERALRDGSAACAEMGLDVGPLRLIALENTDRLHNVVVCTLCSCYPRNLLGLPPDWYKSRAYRSRTVREPRAVLAEFGTVLPEGVEVRVHDSTADMRYVVVPRRPAGTEGWDEARLAELVTRDSMIGVAEAAAA, encoded by the coding sequence ATGCCCCACGATCATCACGACCACGAGGGACTCAGCCCCTCGGGCCATCCCTACCGGGCCGATCAGGACGGGCCGCTGACCTACTGGCAGACGATGGAGATCGCGATCCGCGAGCTGATGGTGGAGCGCGGGGTCACCACCCACGCCGCGATCCGCGCGCAGGTCGAGGCGATGGACGCCCGCTCGCCCGCGGGCGGAGCGCGCTTCGTCGCCCGCGTCTGGACCGACCCGGCGTTCCGCGAACGCGCGCTGCGCGACGGCTCGGCAGCCTGCGCGGAGATGGGGCTCGACGTCGGGCCGCTGCGGCTGATCGCGCTGGAGAACACGGACCGTCTGCACAACGTCGTCGTGTGCACCCTGTGCTCGTGCTACCCGCGCAACCTGCTCGGCCTGCCGCCCGACTGGTACAAGAGCCGCGCCTACCGCTCGCGCACCGTCCGCGAGCCGCGCGCCGTGCTCGCCGAGTTCGGCACCGTGCTGCCCGAGGGCGTGGAGGTGCGGGTCCACGATTCGACCGCCGACATGCGCTACGTGGTGGTGCCGCGCCGGCCCGCGGGGACGGAAGGCTGGGACGAGGCGCGGCTGGCTGAGCTGGTGACGCGCGACAGCATGATCGGGGTGGCGGAGGCGGCGGCGGCTTAG
- a CDS encoding SH3-like domain-containing protein, with protein sequence MAEFARGARVRVRRMAPPGHVRTPHYLRGHAGEVERVLGPFADPEALAYGRPGARRALYRVRFRAVEVWGRSDAPGDTIEAEIYEHWLEPL encoded by the coding sequence GTGGCTGAGTTCGCGCGCGGCGCGCGCGTCCGGGTGCGCCGGATGGCGCCGCCGGGCCACGTGCGCACGCCCCACTACCTGCGCGGCCATGCCGGCGAGGTGGAGCGCGTGCTGGGGCCCTTCGCCGACCCCGAGGCGCTGGCCTACGGGCGGCCGGGCGCGCGGCGGGCGCTCTACCGGGTGCGGTTCCGCGCCGTGGAGGTCTGGGGCCGGAGCGATGCCCCGGGCGACACGATCGAGGCCGAGATCTACGAGCACTGGCTGGAGCCGCTCTGA
- a CDS encoding ScnB-like protein: MGGDLAGPVPREDHDFALWEKRVDALVILAGLEGVFTVDGLRRVLEDMGEDAFERMSYYERWVASLNQNLLEQGLYTPSELGARMAEVRARGETYGEATAGG, from the coding sequence ATGGGCGGCGATCTAGCCGGCCCCGTGCCGCGAGAGGACCACGACTTCGCGCTGTGGGAGAAGCGGGTAGACGCGCTGGTGATCCTGGCCGGGCTAGAGGGGGTGTTCACCGTGGACGGCCTGCGCCGGGTGCTCGAGGACATGGGCGAGGACGCCTTCGAGCGCATGAGCTACTACGAGCGCTGGGTCGCCTCCTTAAACCAGAACCTCCTGGAGCAGGGCCTCTACACCCCGTCCGAGCTAGGCGCCCGCATGGCCGAGGTCCGGGCGCGCGGCGAGACCTACGGCGAGGCGACAGCGGGTGGCTGA
- a CDS encoding TIGR01244 family sulfur transferase, with protein MDLRPLSPAVSTAPMIEPADMAALAAEGFTTVVCNRPDAEVPPTHQAGTMERAAAEAGLHFVYNPVTTPGITVDAVDEQRAAIDGAEGRVMLYCRSGTRSAILWALAEAGRQPTGDILAALERAGYPMPQLGAQIDALAAT; from the coding sequence ATGGACCTGCGCCCCCTCTCCCCCGCCGTCTCCACCGCCCCGATGATCGAGCCCGCGGACATGGCGGCGCTGGCCGCCGAGGGCTTCACCACCGTGGTGTGCAACCGCCCCGACGCGGAGGTGCCGCCCACGCACCAGGCCGGCACCATGGAGCGGGCGGCGGCGGAGGCGGGGCTCCACTTCGTCTACAACCCCGTGACCACGCCCGGCATCACCGTGGACGCCGTGGACGAGCAGCGCGCCGCGATCGACGGGGCCGAGGGGCGGGTCATGCTCTACTGCCGGTCGGGCACCCGCTCGGCGATCCTCTGGGCGCTGGCCGAGGCGGGGCGCCAGCCCACGGGCGACATCCTCGCGGCCCTCGAGCGGGCGGGCTACCCGATGCCGCAGCTCGGCGCGCAGATCGACGCGCTGGCCGCGACGTGA